The following are encoded in a window of Rosa chinensis cultivar Old Blush chromosome 4, RchiOBHm-V2, whole genome shotgun sequence genomic DNA:
- the LOC121052790 gene encoding uncharacterized protein LOC121052790, producing the protein MEELQKTSFFAWKWCVDRPACHWSRSHFNDQIKCDFLLNSHSESFNKSVLDARKKPILPCLEDIRKALMVRLNHRRNSAAKWRCKVGPRIEKLLKKNAVWSHEYRALESSDMRFEIQGRGIACQSGVVSQHSVQLDTMSCTCRRWDLSGLPCGHVIAAIYSKGRSLDDYVLEWYTQKRYMEAYEVVINPIAGVAELELIQRAIAPPLYKRQPGRPKTKRTKELGG; encoded by the coding sequence ATGGAGGAATTGCAGAAGACATCTTTCTTCGCTTGGAAGTGGTGTGTTGACAGGCCAGCTTGCCATTGGTCTAGGTCACACTTTAATGATCAGATTAAGTGTGACTTCCTTCTAAACAGCCACAGTGAGTCATTCAATAAGAGTGTCTTAGATGCAAGAAAAAAACCAATTCTTCCATGTTTGGAGGACATTAGGAAAGCACTGATGGTGAGGTTAAACCATAGGAGGAATTCTGCTGCTAAGTGGAGGTGCAAGGTAGGGCCTAGAATTGAGAAGCTGTTAAAGAAAAATGCAGTCTGGAGCCATGAATACAGAGCACTTGAGTCTAGTGACATGAGGTTTGAAATACAGGGAAGGGGTATTGCTTGCCAGAGTGGAGTTGTGAGTCAGCATTCTGTGCAGCTGGACACCATGTCATGCACCTGCAGAAGATGGGATTTAAGTGGACTGCCCTGTGGCCATGTAATTGCTGCAATTTATAGCAAAGGAAGGAGCCTGGATGATTATGTTTTAGAATGGTATACTCAAAAGAGATATATGGAAGCATATGAGGTGGTCATTAATCCCATTGCAGGTGTTGCTGAATTGGAGTTGATTCAAAGAGCAATAGCACCTCCACTATATAAGAGGCAACCAGGGAGgcccaaaacaaaaagaacaaaggaACTAGGTGGCTAA